The nucleotide sequence GTCGGAAGAAGATCGTAAAAAAGGGACTTCGGGACTCCTGCGTCGCGGTCGCATTCTGGCAGGTGGAATTTCCGTCGCGGAAGATCGTGACCTGGCTCTGTACCTGCGAAATGATTTCAAGAGTATTCGAAACGCACAGCGTATTGCCAATCGTATTGGTACGCGGTTCCATCACTTTGATAAATATGGGATCGAAGAACCACTGGCCGAAGCCAAGACTGATAAAAAAGTGGTACTCAAGCTGAAGCCACGCTATAAGCATAACGATTCACGCTATCTGCAGGTGGTCCGCTATATCGCCTTCCGGGAAACCGATGTGGCACAACGGGTGCGCATGCAGAAACTCACGGAAGAAATTATGATTCCGGAAAAAGCAGAGCGGGCTTCCATTGAACTGGAAGCGATCGGTAAAAAATCTATTCCCATTCTGAAATCCGCCTTGAAGAGTCCTCTGCTGGAAGTACGCTTCCATGCGGCGGTCGCATTGGCTTACCTGGATGATGGTTCCGGTATCAAGGATCTGGCGGATGCAGCCCGGGAAGAACCGGCGTTCCGAGTCTACGCTCTGGCTGCCATGTCGGCCCTTGATGAACCAGAGGCACATCTGCATTTGCGGGAACTGATGAGTATGACCAGTGCGGAAACCCGTTACGGTGCCTTCCGTGCCCTGTGGACACTGGATAAAAACGATCCCTTTATTCGTGGTGAAAATATGAACGATCAGTTCCTGCTGCACGTGCTGCAGACCGAACTGGAGACCGTGACAACTCACGACCCGAATGCTAAAGAGGGAGGACCGAAGAATGGTGGCCCGATGATTCATGTCACACATCGTAAACATCCGGAAGTGGTGCTGTTTGGTTCCGAACAGGAATTCCGAGTGCCGATCACCGTTCGTGCCGGTAAAGTATTGATTACGGGAGCGCCTGGTGTCGAACAGCTGACTGTCAGTAAATATGAAGTGGATGAACCCGATCAGCGTAAACTGGTTTCGAAAAATATTGCTGTCGTGATTCGTACCGCGGTGGATATGGGAGCCAGCTATCCCGATATTGCACAAATGATTTTGCAGGCACATCAGCAGGGCAATATCGAAGGTCAGGTCGAAATCGATGCCTTACCTGAAGGCGGACGCATGTATTACCGCCCGGTTCACGACGATTCTCTACTGGCTCTGAAGTCGGGTGATCTGAAATCGTCCAAACCGAAACCGAAGAAGGGTTCGCGGGTCGGTAATCAGAATATGGTTCCCAACATCTTCACAACAGGTGCGCCCAGTACCAGTGCATCCCGGAGATCGAAAGAAGAGAGTGAAGAACCTGAAATAGAATCAGCGAGTGAGTCAGGCGATAAAGGTAAAGCGACCCTGATTGATTCACGAAAACCCAAATCTACGGATGAAGATGATAAGTTCGTGAAACAGAATACCTTCCAGAGCTGGTTCCGATATTTTTACAAATAAAAGCAAGCGGTTAATTTGATTGATTCTGAATTGTGTATCGCCACTGCAAGTCAGGCAACTGTTGTTAGTTTTCCCGTGTAAGGTTTTGTGATGCTGAAATCATTGGAACTGTTCGGCTTTAAGAGTTTTGCCGACCGGACCATCTTTGAATTTTCGGATGGCATCACTTGCGTGGTCGGACCCAACGGAAGTGGCAAGAGCAACGTCGTGGATGGAATCAAGTGGGTTCTGGGTGACCAGAGCCCCAAGAGCCTTCGCGGCAAAGACATGACAGACGTGATCTTCAACGGTTCCGCGGGCCGCAAAGCCAACGCGTATGCCGAAGCGACGTTGACCTTCAATAATCGGCAGGGCTTCCTGGATATTGATGCCGACGAAGTTCAAATCGGGCGTCGACTCTGGAAAAATGGTGATTCGGAATACCTGCTCAATCGCAACCCGGTCCGTCTGAAAGATATTCGCGACCTGTTTATGGGCACGGGAGCCGCGACGTCGGCTTACAGCATTATCGAACAGGGCCGCGTCGATCAGATCCTGCAGGCTAACGCCGCCACCCGGCGTGTCGTGTTTGAAGAAGCCGCTGGAATCAGCCGCTATAAATCGCGGAAAGTCGATGCGGAACGCAAACTCGAACGGGTCGGCCAGAACATTCAGCGGTTAACCGACATCGTCGATGAAGTCGAAGCGCAATTGAATTCCACGCGCAGCCAGGCCTCCAAGGCGGCCAAGTACCGTGAAGTTTCTTCCGAGTTGCGTAAACTGTGGATGGGCATGGCCGCTGATGACTGGCGGCATCTGACTTCACAGCAGTCGTCTTTGAAGGCCAGGATCGGCCAGTATCAACAGC is from Gimesia maris and encodes:
- a CDS encoding flagellar basal body P-ring protein FlgI; protein product: MKNTVNLLIVVIIVASGFTGCQKLNLNPQSWLKSASMRSQSPDEDETTSEIEKFETKVETPFIGEYTQITGKNLIALQGVGLVTGLNGTGGNPPPSVHREALLREMRRRNVKNPNQILRSPSTALVIVKAYLPPLIRKGETFDVEVYLPGNSEATSLEGGWLMESYLAEQAMIQGRGLLKGHILAKAQGPILIPPMSEEDRKKGTSGLLRRGRILAGGISVAEDRDLALYLRNDFKSIRNAQRIANRIGTRFHHFDKYGIEEPLAEAKTDKKVVLKLKPRYKHNDSRYLQVVRYIAFRETDVAQRVRMQKLTEEIMIPEKAERASIELEAIGKKSIPILKSALKSPLLEVRFHAAVALAYLDDGSGIKDLADAAREEPAFRVYALAAMSALDEPEAHLHLRELMSMTSAETRYGAFRALWTLDKNDPFIRGENMNDQFLLHVLQTELETVTTHDPNAKEGGPKNGGPMIHVTHRKHPEVVLFGSEQEFRVPITVRAGKVLITGAPGVEQLTVSKYEVDEPDQRKLVSKNIAVVIRTAVDMGASYPDIAQMILQAHQQGNIEGQVEIDALPEGGRMYYRPVHDDSLLALKSGDLKSSKPKPKKGSRVGNQNMVPNIFTTGAPSTSASRRSKEESEEPEIESASESGDKGKATLIDSRKPKSTDEDDKFVKQNTFQSWFRYFYK